A window of Acinetobacter sp. TR3 contains these coding sequences:
- a CDS encoding Lon protease family protein — protein MTQKLDQMTATTLSSTPRNTTTAKINSLPSAFEQTDIQTTLKKTALNPEQLTHLLNLAEIPSSTKRIKPLNNFLGQDRARASVEAGISLPYSGYNIFAVGTAGLGKRTMIKRLLQQHAKSMPTPNDWVYVNNFKNPRQPIALRFPAGQGIKFQNALQQTWQIILKQLERRFSAESYHNRIERIRQDTGDVQQQALIELTKEGQELDLKLISRDDKHVFIPMQLIENEYQELTKNDLDALSSKDRAEITSNMRYMEKKLERLGLHLGDLEDDARDQVSILNREIATQVVTPRMELILNKNKEVKGLDVYLKHYAEDIIDNVELILEQEEDDFTPALFNRVPSRYQANVIVANKPNSGAPVIFEDFPTHYNLLGHVEQLTHNGTITTDFTLIRPGSLHQANGGFLMLEAEQLLEQPYAWQGLKRALKSGQLKLSSLEHMLTLTGSISIEPASVPLDIKVVLLAEPEIYYEILEVEPELGSVFKIRADFTDTLQRNNSNEQAYMQLIADYVQADKLLPFDRSALAALLTDSSRQAEDQSSLSLHASTLGDLIREAHHHAFKADDKIVTDQHVNQALHHRQYRLGYLRELYWQDLSRGTQLIETTGHRLGQINALSVIHYADVEFGLPSRLTASVYQGGGDILDIERSVELGGSLHAKGVLLMSSFLKAHFGREQILHFSAALAFEQSYGQVDGDSATVAELSALISAISQIPIDQSWAITGSMNQLGQVQPIGGVNAKIEGFYDACKLQGLTGKQGVIIPRQNMQHLMLRQDVIEAVQAGQFHVHAIETIDQALEILMARPVGTLDKKGRYSKNSIYAAVMEQLEYWQAIEDGEAVEDDEPKKKKKRKKTKKAETETKSSEESTVEAKSLKLLRKKNR, from the coding sequence GTGACCCAAAAACTTGATCAAATGACTGCAACAACTTTATCTTCAACACCAAGAAACACGACTACAGCGAAAATCAATTCTTTACCAAGCGCCTTTGAGCAGACGGATATTCAAACGACACTTAAGAAAACAGCACTAAACCCTGAACAACTCACGCATCTTCTAAATTTAGCTGAGATTCCGAGTTCAACGAAACGTATCAAACCCCTTAATAACTTTCTTGGGCAAGATCGTGCACGTGCTTCAGTAGAAGCTGGTATTTCCTTGCCATACTCTGGCTATAATATTTTTGCAGTAGGCACAGCGGGTCTTGGCAAACGCACCATGATTAAACGCTTGCTTCAGCAACACGCTAAAAGCATGCCTACGCCAAACGATTGGGTTTATGTCAATAACTTCAAAAATCCAAGACAACCGATTGCACTACGCTTTCCTGCAGGACAAGGTATAAAATTTCAAAATGCTTTACAGCAAACATGGCAAATCATACTAAAACAATTGGAACGTCGTTTTAGTGCTGAAAGCTATCACAATCGCATTGAACGCATTCGTCAAGATACAGGTGACGTCCAACAGCAAGCGTTGATAGAACTCACAAAAGAGGGACAAGAACTCGATTTAAAATTGATTTCTCGTGATGACAAACACGTGTTTATTCCAATGCAGCTCATAGAAAATGAATATCAAGAATTAACAAAAAATGATCTTGATGCTCTAAGCAGCAAAGACCGTGCTGAAATCACATCCAACATGCGTTATATGGAGAAAAAACTAGAGCGTTTAGGGTTACATCTTGGTGATTTAGAAGATGATGCTCGTGATCAAGTATCAATTTTAAACCGTGAAATTGCCACTCAAGTGGTTACACCACGTATGGAGTTGATTTTAAATAAAAACAAAGAAGTAAAAGGTCTCGATGTATATCTAAAACATTATGCTGAGGACATTATTGATAATGTCGAGCTAATTTTAGAGCAAGAAGAAGATGACTTTACACCTGCTTTATTCAACCGTGTTCCTTCACGCTATCAAGCCAATGTGATCGTTGCCAATAAACCCAATAGCGGCGCACCTGTTATTTTCGAAGATTTTCCAACACACTACAATTTATTGGGTCATGTTGAACAACTTACACATAATGGTACGATTACCACCGATTTCACCTTAATTCGCCCAGGTTCATTACATCAAGCCAACGGTGGCTTCCTAATGCTTGAAGCAGAGCAGTTGCTTGAACAACCTTATGCATGGCAAGGTTTAAAACGTGCATTGAAGTCAGGTCAGCTCAAACTTTCATCTTTGGAACACATGCTAACATTAACAGGCAGCATTTCGATTGAACCCGCTTCTGTTCCTTTAGATATCAAAGTCGTTTTACTGGCAGAACCTGAAATTTACTATGAAATTTTAGAAGTTGAACCTGAGCTAGGCAGTGTCTTTAAAATTCGCGCTGATTTTACCGATACCTTGCAACGCAATAACAGCAATGAACAAGCCTATATGCAACTGATTGCAGACTATGTTCAAGCAGATAAATTACTTCCATTTGATCGTTCCGCACTTGCAGCTTTACTCACTGATTCTAGCCGTCAGGCGGAAGATCAAAGTTCACTCTCACTACATGCCTCTACACTCGGTGATTTAATTCGTGAAGCACATCATCATGCCTTTAAAGCCGATGATAAAATCGTCACTGATCAGCATGTCAACCAAGCACTACATCATCGCCAATATCGCTTAGGCTATTTAAGAGAGCTTTATTGGCAAGATCTCTCACGTGGTACGCAGCTCATTGAAACTACAGGACATCGCCTAGGTCAAATCAATGCCTTGTCTGTAATTCACTATGCAGATGTTGAGTTCGGTTTACCCTCTCGTCTCACCGCATCCGTTTATCAAGGTGGTGGTGATATTTTAGATATTGAACGCAGTGTCGAGTTAGGCGGTTCGCTTCATGCCAAAGGCGTGTTGCTCATGTCAAGCTTCTTAAAAGCACACTTTGGCCGTGAACAAATCTTACATTTCTCCGCAGCATTGGCGTTTGAGCAAAGCTATGGACAAGTGGATGGCGATAGTGCCACTGTTGCAGAACTTTCAGCTTTAATTTCTGCAATCTCTCAAATTCCGATTGATCAATCATGGGCGATTACAGGTTCTATGAACCAACTCGGTCAAGTACAACCAATTGGTGGAGTGAATGCAAAAATCGAAGGTTTCTACGATGCATGTAAACTTCAAGGCTTAACAGGCAAACAAGGCGTCATTATTCCCCGTCAAAACATGCAACATTTGATGCTACGTCAAGATGTAATTGAAGCGGTTCAAGCAGGTCAGTTCCATGTCCATGCGATTGAAACTATTGATCAAGCCTTAGAAATTCTAATGGCTCGTCCAGTAGGTACACTAGATAAGAAAGGTCGATATAGTAAAAATTCAATCTATGCAGCCGTTATGGAACAACTTGAGTATTGGCAAGCAATTGAAGATGGCGAAGCTGTTGAAGATGATGAGCCTAAGAAAAAGAAAAAGCGGAAAAAGACCAAAAAAGCTGAAACTGAGACAAAATCTTCAGAAGAATCTACTGTTGAAGCTAAAAGCTTAAAATTACTTCGTAAGAAGAATAGGTAA